A section of the Octopus bimaculoides isolate UCB-OBI-ISO-001 chromosome 17, ASM119413v2, whole genome shotgun sequence genome encodes:
- the LOC106879890 gene encoding uncharacterized protein LOC106879890 isoform X1: MQDQYRSDGVAENIYFIISHQTFKPKRFDLQFKDFQRFKMYKLLHKLPTIFGLWLFLFQYDGDASMVAPITCPLKFISNMSMDDSHPMGSAGGNLTHCIKMCQMENLCQSFKADSLFKTCYFSTRPATSSRLIPANDSMVVTVEGSRDPLSYYLGYYMMGTYPRHCNFRSFAGRSFYYHSSSHSRGQTTKLIEQEDH; encoded by the exons ATGCAAGATCAATATAGATCAGATGGCGTAGCAGagaatatatactttattatttcccATCAGACATTCAAACCGAAACGATTCGATTTGCAGTTTAAAGACTTTCAACGCTTCAAAATGTACAAACTATTGCATAAGTTGCCAACCATTTTTG ggCTATGGTTATTTCTCTTTCAATATGATGGAG ATGCATCAATGGTAGCACCGATAACCTGTCCCCTAAAATTCATCTCCAACATGTCTATGGACGACAGCCATCCTATGGGTTCTGCAGGTGGAAATTTAACGCATTGTATTAAGATGTGTCAGATGGAAAACCTATGCCAGTCGTTTAAGGCAGATTCGTTGTTCAAAACTTGTTACTTTTCGACACGGCCTGCAACCAGTTCCAGACTTATTCCTGCCAATGATTCTATGGTTGTAACAGTGGAGGGAAGTAGGG ATCCTTTGTCTTATTACTTGGGTTACTATATGATGGGGACATATCCACGCCATTGTAATTTCCGCTCGTTTGCCGGACGATCATTTTACTACC
- the LOC106883228 gene encoding V-type proton ATPase subunit F, translating to MSSAAKGKLMAVIGDEDTCVGFLLGGIGELNKNRQQNFLVVNKNTSISEIEEFFRALLLRADIAIILINQNIAELIRHAIDSHTLPIPAVLEIPSKDHPYDPSKDSILRRAKGMFSAEEFR from the exons ATGTCTTCGGCAGCGAAAGGAAAACTTATGGCTGTAATTGGAGATGAG GATACCTGTGTTGGCTTCCTCCTTGGTGGAATTGGTGAACTCAACAAGAATAGACAACAGAACTTTCTGGTTGTTAATAAAA acaCCAGTATCAGTGAAATAGAAGAGTTTTTCCGTGCATTATTATTGCGTGCAGACATAGCAATTATTCTGATAAACCAAAAT ATTGCTGAATTAATCCGTCATGCTATTGATTCGCACACTTTACCAATCCCTGCTGTCCTAGAAATTCCAAGTAAAGATCACCCCTATGACCCTAGTAAAGATTCTATTCTTAGAAGAGCCAAG ggtATGTTTTCTGCTGAAGAATTCCGATGA